CTCTGGAAGTTCCAACTGTGGCAAAACTATCTTGTCTCCTTTGGGCATGGCTGTAACTGGCCCAGTGATTATAACAGATTGACCAAATGTCAGAGGTGTGCAGATTAAGGCAGATGGACTCTGGGTGGTGATAGCTGCAGCAGTGTGGGGCTAAGAGTCTGGCACTGAGGTACTGGGGAAGGAGGGCTCTGTTTCATTCAGACACAGTAAAGCACTTCCTGAGGGAGCCAGAGCCCAGACTCTATTGCTATAGAGAGAAAGGGCCAAGTCATTGCACCACTCCTCCAGCCAGAGGTAGAAAGGATTTACTCTGGAGAGATCCTAGAgtcccaagggggaaaaaaaattacatggggGCAAAGGGAGGCAGAGGTATCACAGTGATGAATAATTCAAACAAAGTTGAAAGCTAATACCCCAGGACTGAATGCAGTCTGAGAAAGGTCCGGGCACAGGGAGGCAGAGTGACTAAAGGAAGCCAGTCAGGCAAAGTACACTCATGATAGCTTAGGAAATTGGCAGTAGTTTGCGGGAGGGGAAGGGTGGCTGTATGCCCAGCTTTCACAGGGTATGGGAGAGAAGACTTAGATATTGCACAGAGGGCCCAACACTGCATTTCGAGAATTAGAGATTGCTTGGTGGCAAAATTAAAAGGTTTCAGACACTTTCAGAGGAGAATGGCCAAGAGCATGATTAGGGACTCCAGTGAGGGACACACTAGAGGCCTTCAGGCACCTCAAGCCCTGAGTGGGTCAGCAGCTCTCCATCCCAAAGGGCAAAGGCAGGTACCACTGGACCTCGGAAATCTGTCTGTAGTGTGTGGACCACAGCGACCCTGCTCACATCCACCAGGCTCAGCTTCTGGGCCTCATACTCCAGCAGTAGCCCCACCTTCTCTGGCTGCCCAATGCCCTCAATAGGGGCTTTTTCATTGGCCAACATGGTGTGCCACCTGCGCTGGGCATAGGTGAACACCCAGGAACGATCGTCCACACCGATGCAACTATCCCGGGACATGTCCACATCTGCCACTCCTATCCGGAACTGGTGGGAACGTTTCACTGTCACCTCCCAGTAGTGCCTGCCACTGGTGACAGCCGTGTCTGCCAGGACCACTGCCCACTCCCGGAAGCGCTCCACATTCAGGGCCAACTTGGTGGGCTCCAATCCCACTATGCCATATTTGACACCTGTGTCACCTTTGAAGAGCGCCAGGCTGCTGTGGGCggttttttcttccagtttgaaGCTGATGGCTGCGAGCAGAGCAAAGAGATTGAATGATGACGGGGGTTAGAAGTGATACATACATATTACGATCTGAAAGGCAGTCAGGAGTTCACGAGTACACGGGAAAGAGTCAGAATGTCACGCGGGCAAGAGTGGGACACTTTAATATGGGCCTTCGGACTGGGGACGCCtcgggataaaaaaaaaaaaaagatcgtgCCCCATGTTTGGACTCTCAAGACCAACGCAGATCGGGAGGGGAAATGACCCAAAAGGGCTCCCGGGAATAACTGAAACCATTTTGGAGATAAAAGAGAGtaagaggaaataattttacCTCTGCGGGCTTCGGCTGCGGCAACCCCCAATCGTTTGGCTCCCCAGCGGCACAGGCAGAGCGAACGTACAAAAGGCAGCGCCATCTTGCGCCGGGGATAAACGGCGCACGCCCCCCCCGCCTGAGACCTCGCCACCTGCCCTCCTGCTCCTTTCCGACGTAGTGCGCGAGCGACCGCCGCGCACTATGATGACGTAAGAGAGCCAGCGCCTAGTAGGGGAGCCGCCATTTTAGTGAGTTCTGCTCTAGGTCTGCCCGTGGTTGGTAGCGTTTTTTGCCTGAGGGGAATACTGCTCACGTTTTTACCAAGTAGGACCTTTAAAAAGATGGTGTAGCAAGATATCAAAAGTATAGATTTTAGAATTAAGCAACAATCGAATTCGAACCCAGCtccactgtgtgactttgggcaaatcacttaacttctccgaggcttagtgttttcatttgtaaacaaaaacaataacctTTAGACgttggtaaaaattaaatgagagaataacTTAGAATACAACTTGACAAATAGCAACCACTAGGTTAAGTGGCAggttgttttaataaataataatgtgtaAATACTGTAAATGTTGGTTTTGTATTTTCAGGGTTATTGGAGAAGGACTCAAAATCTCCACCgtttatttctttgctgatttgcaGATTTGTATATCCAACATCCTATTAGACATTTCTGCCTGGATgttcccttccccccactcaccccGCCAGCCAGTcacctcaaacttaacatgtctaaAACTTACTTTGTTCTAAAACTTACTTTGTCTTCCTACACAAGCTTCCTCCTCTGCGTAGGTTCCCTGACTTCTGTGAACTGCAACCCATAACCAACCAGCTGCCCAGGCCAGAAACCTGGAAGTCCTTGACTTCTTTGTCTCCCTCATCTCACATATCTGATTGTCCTTGAACCCCAATCACATCATTTCTCCCCTGGACTATTGCATTAGCCTTCTAACTGGACTCCTCATTCTCCCCAGTGCTGCGAGGAGGGAACGTTTAAAGAGGCAACTACATATCTCACCTAttaggtgtttttgttttaagattttacatatttgagagagagagcatgagcggggggaggggcaaagggagaaggcgactccccgctgagcacagagtaaatgtactgtgtttttgtttttgtttttttaagattttatttatttatttgacacagagagacgcagtgagagagggaacacaagcagggggagtgggagagggagaagcaggcttcccactgagcagggagctggaggtgggactctatcccagaaccctgagatcaagacctgagcccaaggcatacgcttaacaactgagccactcagatgccctgTACTGTTGtttttgaattaaatgaatgagcatgaaGGGAGAAAGTTTTGTGCCCATGTTCTTGGAGTGCAGTGGCTGGCTCATTGCCCAGTAGGGGTCAGCCCGGTCCAGTCTTTACAACCTGCCTAAAGTGTGAGAAGAGTGGTTTCTGTTACTCGTAAGTACAGGAGCAAAGGCGTGGAGGACAGATTTCCTTCAGAAAAGTTATGCTCTGTCAATACTTTGCATCTTGGTGGTAATGAGAGGAACGTTCCTGGGTTCTGTTTCTGTAGTTTTTCTCCTAGGTTCCATCCTAGGTGTGAGAGCTAAAGCAATCACTGCACATTCCTCACACTGTCACTTAGACATACCTCTGTTACTTTATTCCCACTCAGGAAATAGATTTTTGCCTGTCATCTCTTGTATTATTTCACTTTTGCAGACTGACCATCCACCTGATAAACTCACCTTCATTATTCAGGTGATTTACCTACCTTGTTGCTAATATACAagtaattaattcttttttaaaattttttaaattaacatataatatattatttgtctcaggggtacaggtctgtgattcatcagtcttacacaattcacagcgctcaccatagcacataccctccccaatgtccatcacccagccaccccatccctcccacccctccactccagcaaccctcagtttgtttcctgagattaagagtctcttatggtttgtctccctctctggttttgtcttaaAGTAATTAATTCTTAACATTTCCATGCATAATAATTAAGAAGTGATAGAGTTTCATTTGACAGACAAAAGGGGAAAAGACATTCAAGGTATAGGGAACAACTTCTGCTAAAGCACTGGGTAATGAAATAGAATGAGGTATTTGAGAGCCACAAGAAGCACAAAATTGTCAGGGCCTCATGCTGGGGAGATATAGAGAAGGTTGGAAAAGTTGAGGCTGAATTATGAAGAGTCATGTATTCATAGTAAGAATGTCTTTCAGGCGTTTAGGAACTGTTGAAGGGACACAAGGAGATGACAAATTACAGGtacttttattaaagattttatttatttgagaggaagaatatgagtggggggaggggaagagggagacggaaaagcagactccccaagatcatgatctgagctgaagtaagttgcttaaccaactgagccacccaagtgcccctacgggcacttttataaagataaaactgATAGCAACATGGAGAATGAATTGGAGGGAATGAGACCAGAAACAGGGTCAAATGGGGTCTGAAGCCACTAGAGTCCTCAGGTGAGAGATGGTGTGGGTTAAGCCATCTAAGAGGTAGAATTGATAGAGTTTTGGTGACTGGTTAGGTGAGAGTGAGAGGATAGGGGAAAGGAGTCAAAGCTGATTCATAGGTTTCTGATTTAATGAGGGGATACAAAAGAAAAGCATGtgggggtttttgtgtgtgtgtgtgtgtttttaagatttttatttttatttatttgacagagagagagagcgagcgagaacagaaacacaagcagggggagtgggatagggagaagcaggttcccactgagcagggagcctgatgcggggctggatcccaggatcctgggatcatgacctgagccaaaggcagatgcttaacaactgagccacccgggcgccccaggaAAAGCATGTTTTAATGGGGGAAGATCATTCTGTTTCAGACAGGCTGTACTTGAGGTGTCTACGGGACACACAGgtgaaaatgttctgtaaatatgtGGATATACATTTGAGGGAGAGTGGAATAGGCGAAGTCATCCAAGGAGAGGCTGTCAGCTGAACAGGTAGAGAATAAACTGACAGTACGATCCTAGTAAAACCAGTATCTGAGATAACACATATACTGTTAAGTACGCAGAACAGGTTCTAACCATAGTGAACATTGATTTGTCTGGCTTGGGGTTATATCTGACTCCCTAGAaagagcaggggagaaggaggcaAGTACAGGATGGGTCAGTCTGTTTTCACTCTATTTCTTAGATTACCCCATTTCTAACATGTGGAGGGCCTCACCTGATCCAAGTGCTAATTGGAGCCCTTAACTATAGATGGGAGAGGGATGATGCGCTCAGAGCTTGGTGATTGTTCTGGACTTTGCCAGGAAGTCAGCAGTCAGCAAAGCAtaaccagagaaagagagagaaagggggcccTCAGGAGCTAGCCAAAGGGGCTGCTAGGCTGGCTTGTGCTATGCTAGGGCCTTTGTCCTATGAAACTGTCCACACAATGGAGCTGGGTTACATGCTGATCTGGCATTCTGAATATGGGGCTAGGATAGAGATTCCACGTGGTGGATACAGAGATAGATGTTCACCCAGCCCCTCAGGACCATATCTCGATTCACCGTATATTGTAATTGCCAGAGAGGATGTTCAATACTTGATAATCATAAATTATGTTTATATCTGATTAGTTCATGAATCACTTCATTTACATTTGAAGGCAGCTAACTTAACATGTGTGTATTGCCTGGGtatatctcatttgatcctcatacaATCCTGTAAGATCAGcaaattagatatttttatgGAACTCAGACCTAGGTTATTCTTTAGGTCTTGATAATATGGGCTGGCTGTGGAGTAGCTTCAGAGAGGTAGTAAACTGGTCCTGGATAACGTCAGAGGTGGCTATGGTAATCACATGAGACCCACTGTGGAGAAATGAGACAAGGCAAATAGCTCTGCCTGCAGATTCCCTGAGATTTATAGATGTACTTGCTCCCTAATATTATGGATTATGCTTCCTATGGCACCTCTTAGAGACTGAGAAATGGAGCCTTCTTTATTGAAGGGGGTATAATAAATTTAGGATCCCTAGCCCCAGGAATATAAAGAGTTTAGAAGGCTGATTGTTAGTAATCAAGAGGTAACTCAGTCTAGTGTAGAGACAAATGAGACTCCAGGATGATCACTATACAAGTGGTTAATACTTGAAGTAACTTTGTAACTACTCCAAGTTTGTTATTTTACAAatcccttttcccctttcctccactGCCATAGTTCTTAGtagaaaaaacaattcaaaaatgtTTGTATGCTTACTCAAGcccagaagaaagaaatgggaagaatctagaatttaaaattttggcaaccggggcgcctgggtggctcagtcgttaagtgtctgccttcggctcaggtcatggtcccagggtcctgggatcgagccccgcatcgggctccctgctccgcaggaagcctgcttctccctctcccactccccctgcttgcgttccctctctcagtatgtctctctctgtcaaataaataaaatctttaagaaaaaaaaaattttggggcgcctgggtggctcagtcggttaagcaactgccttcagctcaggtcatgatcccagggtcctgggatcgagtcccacattgggctccctgctctgcggggagcctgcttctccctctcccactccccttgcttgtgttccctctctcgctgtgtctctctctgtcaaataaataaataaaatctttaaaaaaaaaaaatttttggcaaCCCCCGAAAATAACCTCAAATACAACAATGAAGTAGAGTGATAGccaaaaaaaagtgaacaagCTAACCAGAAAAGTAGACAAAGATGAGTTGGAGTGTGTCCTGGGTAATCCCAGGAGTGTTAGACCCCAGGAATCCCCTGCACTCTCAGGCAATTCCTCAAAGGAACTTTCCTTTGCAGATTCCAATGGTCCAGTTGCCAATTTAGCATCGGTGCCTTCTCACTGGCTTGCTCTGTTTCTGATGAGGAATGGAAATATCCTTGCCTTGCCTTCCCTGGAATTCTCCTTGTCTTCCAGATCCTCATGTTAGCTTTCCTCTTTACTTCTCTGGCTCCTGAAACCCAAGTTTGTAAAGATGATTGGGAAGTGGAAGGATGAGTCTCTGCTTTCACTGTGAGCAGCTCTGGTAGACAGAAGCCATTATAAGCTCTTGCCCTTCCCTTGGTGAGTCTGGGTTGGAGGgctaaagaggaagaaagagattgGTAGGAGAGAGAATGGCCAAGGTTGGGGATACTGAATGTTTAGGTGTGAGTATAAAAGTCTAAGGCTCCCTTCGGGAGAGCACTGACTGTGGAGGGGTGGCAGATTGAGGGATAAGGTTCCTCTCTATTGGCTGAAGGAAGAACACGAAACGTTCTCTAATCACAGGAGTGGAGCTCTCCCCTCTCGGGCTACCTCCTTCAGAGAAAGCACCTGAAACACTTGCTCCTCATCCCAACTCTACTCACCTAGACCTAGAAAAGCAGTCTCCAAACTGGAGCAGGACACTCGACAGGGACTCTGAACCAGACTGGTGAAATGGTGATCTGGGAGATGAGATTCCTGCAGTGGGGGGATGTTTGTGTCCTTCCACCCTGGCCCTAGCATCTCTGCAGGAGAAACCACCATCTTTTTCTATAGATTCCTTCCTTGTCCTATTGAAACTGAGACTATTCCTCTTCTCCACTGTTAAATCCCAGTCAAAGCAAGTGGGGGCTTATTCTCTGACTACTCCCTTATTCTGTCCTTCAGTCCTTCTCCCATCTTCTCATAACAGGTGCTTGGGGGGCAGTAGGTGCAGGATGAAGAGGCTGAGGCCTAGTTGGGAGAGTTTGttgagggggaggggaacagagagaggaagaggaagagagaggtgggagaCCAGTGGGAGAAGACACTGCCAGCCCAGACAGCCAGCCTGATCTTGCCTTCCCCTCCCCGACCTCTGCCCCAGGACCTATTGAGCCAATGGTTTGGGAGAGATGTGCTGGCTGAAGACCTAGGCACCCTGGTCTTTGTAGGGGTTGTCCTTAGGGCCTCATGCCCCAGTGggagctgtgtgccaggcacagtcccTCAGCTCTTGCCTGAAGAGCTGGTGGTGGTGAGCCTGGCATAGATATTTGATGAGATCAGTGGGGCCCAGACAAATCCTGCCCTCACTCTGGCACTGCGCTGTGCCCACTGGCTTGAGCCCCTCCAGGGGCTGTCCTATGTCCTTGCCCAGAGCACAGCAGCCATCCTGGCCTAGGTCCTCTATCTAGCACTGCCCCAGGTGGCTGCATCCCAACTACTCATCCAGGTAAGTAGCAGCCCCCCTTCCTCAGTAGGGTGACACCAGGTAGGTGATGAGGGCAGATGGCTGATAGGACTTTAAGGAATGGACAAAAGAGGGGGCACCCCTGCTCTGTGCATCCTCTCATTCAGCTACCTTCAGTATGATGCAAATAAGCCAATGAGTTAGGCTCAACAACTCAAGAATTTGGGTAACTTGCTGCAGATCCTTTGCTTAAAGCTTCCTTGGTAGATAGCTGGTGGGGTCTGGGGAGCAGTGGGGggatgtttgtgtcctcccaccCTGGCCCTAGCATCTCTGGTCAGATCCAGGTTAGCAGGAAGAGTCACAGGCCAAGCTCTGGGGGGGTG
The sequence above is drawn from the Neomonachus schauinslandi chromosome 5, ASM220157v2, whole genome shotgun sequence genome and encodes:
- the SPRYD4 gene encoding SPRY domain-containing protein 4 — encoded protein: MALPFVRSLCLCRWGAKRLGVAAAEARRAISFKLEEKTAHSSLALFKGDTGVKYGIVGLEPTKLALNVERFREWAVVLADTAVTSGRHYWEVTVKRSHQFRIGVADVDMSRDSCIGVDDRSWVFTYAQRRWHTMLANEKAPIEGIGQPEKVGLLLEYEAQKLSLVDVSRVAVVHTLQTDFRGPVVPAFALWDGELLTHSGLEVPEGL